Genomic window (Lewinellaceae bacterium):
TTTTCCTTCGCCCCAGCTTCGAGGGCGAGGTATTCTTCGATGGAGTACTTCCTGGTTTCGATGTCTGTTGTCATCGTGAAAAATTTTAATTCGGAGGTTTTAACTCTTAACGCAGGATTATAAAGATACAAAAAATCAGCGAATTCCGTTTCTGTTTTAACCGCACAATGCCCAGAAGCCCGCAGCAAAACCAGGATAGCCGCCCCGCCCGGAGGGAGGGTTAAGGGTTGACAAGTTTTCCCGGGACCATCTCTTCGACAAAAAACTTGTCAAGCCTTAACCCTAAAAAAACTCACCCCTGCGGCAGGCTGAAGTCGATCTCCGTATTATCCCCGATATTGAGGCTCTGCCGCAGCCCGGTGATGGCCGTATCGTTGCCCACTACCGAGCGTTTCAGGTTGATGTCTTTGATGTGGGCAAAATTGCCGATGATGGAATCCCGGATAATGGACCGTTTGATGCGGGCGTTGTCGCCGATGGTCACATGAGGGCCGATGATGGAATTCTGGATGTTGCAGTTCTTGCCGATGCTCACCGGGTGGATGATGATGGAATTGTCGTAGGGCGGCAGGTCGGAGCTGGCGTAGCCGTCGCGGTCCAGGAAGGTGGCGTTGGTATCGAGCAGCACTTCCTTTTTGCCGCAGTTGAACCAGTTGTCTACCGTCACGGTAGTAAATTTCACGCCCTTCTCGATCATGTACATGAAGGCGTCGGTAAGCGGGAATTCTCCATTGGAACGGATGTTGTGGCCGATGTTGAAATCCAGGGCCTCGATCAACCGGGGTACGTCCCTGATCTTATAAAACCCAACCATGGCCAGGTCGGATTTTGGTATCCGAGGTTTTTCCACCACCCGTTTGACGAATTTGCCGCGCTGGGCATACTCCACCACTCCGTACTCGCGCGGGTCGCTTACCTTCTTGACGCAAAGGCAGGAGTGGGGGCTGTCCAGCACCTTTTTAAATTCGACATCGATGATGGTGTCGCCGAAAAAGATGAAGAGTTCGTCGGTGTGCTTAAGGTGTTCCCGGGCAGTCCAGATGGCATGGCCGGAGCCCAGCCGCACCTCCTGGTTGACGTATTCCCGGCTGATGTGGGGGTATTCCGTATCGACATAGTTCTTGATTTTCTCGCCCAGATAACCAATGACAAAAATGAACTCGCGGATGCCCAGCTCGATGAGCTGGTCGAGGATAAAGGAGATGATGGGTTTGCCGGCAACGGGAATGAGCGGCTTCGGCTGTGTATACGTCAGAGGGCGAAGACGGGTTCCGGCGCCGGCAACAGGGATGATCGCTTTCATAATATTGTGGAATAAAACTTGAAGTTATGCCGTTTCGCGGAAAAAACAACCTATTTCCAGGGTTCATTTTCCGGATAGTGTCTATTATACACTTTTTTGGCAGGATAAACCTATTCTACGCCAAAAAGCCCCGCCTGAAAAGGCGGGGCTCCCAATCCCGGCAAAAAAACCAGTTTATGCTTCGGTTGCGGTTGTAGTTTCTTTGGTAAAGAGTATGTATAAGATAGGCACCAGCAGCAGCACAAAGGTGGTGGAGGTGAGCAGCCCGCCGATGATCGTCCATCCCATCGGGGCCCAGAGGGAGCCGCCCATCAGGGTGAGGGGCAGCAGGCCGAGTATGGTAGTCAGGGTAGTCATCACGATGGGAATGAAGCGCACCTCGCCTGCTTGCTGGGCGGCGTCCAGCACACTGGCTCCTTCCCGGCGCATTTCGTTGGCAAAGTCCACCAGCACGATGGAGTTGTTGATGGCGATGCCGATCAGGCTGGTCAGGCCAATAAAGGCAGTAAAGGAAAAGTTGATGCCGGTAGCCAGCAGCGCCAATATGGAACCGATGATAGCCAGCGGCAGGGCTGAGAATATGATGAGGGGCTGGCTGAACGAACGGAATTGTATGATCAAAACGCCGAGGATAAGCAGCAGGGCCATGGCCGATGCAATGCCCATGCCGCCGAAGGACTCGTTCCGGCTCTCCAGGTCGCCCTTGAATACATAAGAATAACCGTTTTCCCAATCTACCTTCTTCAGTTGCCGGTCAATTTCATTAACCACCTCATCCAGGGTATATCCCTTTTGGAGGTCGGCCAGGATGGTGGCGGTCCGTTCGTTGTCCAGGTGGGTAATGCGGCTGGGCGCTTCCGCGAATTCCACATCCGTCAGGTGCTTGAGCGGAATGAAGCGCCCGGACACGGATTGCACGCTGATCTTGTCGAAATCCTCCAGCCGGAATTGCTCCTCGTAATCGAAGCGCATCACCATGTTGTAATCTTCTCCGCCTTTGTCGCGAAACTTCCCGATCGCGTTTCCGTTGACGAAACTCCTTATCGTTTTATCCACTACATGAGTGGGCACGCCCAGCATCATGGCCTTATCGCGGTTGACGCGGAAATAGATGTCGGTGCTGTTGTTCCGTATCGGGTTGTCCACATTGACTGTGCCTTCGGTGGAGCGAACAATGTCTTCCAGTTCCCGGGCGTAAGACTGCAGTTTGTCGAGGTCCGTTCCATAGACTTTTATGGCCACCGGCGCCTCTGATGGCGGCCCCTGCACGAATTCGCGGACGTCGATCCGGGCATTGGGGTAGCCCTGAAACGTTTCCCGCAACTGATCCAGCAGCTCGTAAAAGCGGCCGATCTCGTATTCTTTGAGCACCACCAGTACCTCTCCATAAGTATTGGAGTAATTTTCGGAGGCTACGTTGTAGTAAATGCGCGGGTTGCCGTGGCCGACATTAGCCGCGTAGTATTTTATATCCGGAATGGTGTCAAGCACGCTTTCGACGTATTGCACCGCCCGGTCGGTGGCGTCCAGGTTGTTGCCGTTCGGCAATTGGACTGTGATGCGGAACTGCGGTTTCTCGGCCTTTGGGAAAAAGGCCACGCCCACCAGAGGGAAAAGGGCCAGTGCGCCTACCAGGCTGAGCACGGCCACGGAGATGGTCAGGCCCTTGTGGGCCAGCGACCACTGCAAGGCGTTGCGATAGGGCCCTTCCACAAAGCGCCGGAGGCTCCGGAAAAGCGGCGTGGTTTGGCGGCGGCCGCCATTGGCGCCCTCCTTCAGCAGCCGGCTGGCCAGGAAGGGGGTAAGCGTCACGGCTACGATAAAAGAGGCGGCCAGGGTGGCGATCACGGTGGTAGGCAATGCCTTGATGAAGGCGCCGGTGG
Coding sequences:
- a CDS encoding NTP transferase domain-containing protein; translation: MKAIIPVAGAGTRLRPLTYTQPKPLIPVAGKPIISFILDQLIELGIREFIFVIGYLGEKIKNYVDTEYPHISREYVNQEVRLGSGHAIWTAREHLKHTDELFIFFGDTIIDVEFKKVLDSPHSCLCVKKVSDPREYGVVEYAQRGKFVKRVVEKPRIPKSDLAMVGFYKIRDVPRLIEALDFNIGHNIRSNGEFPLTDAFMYMIEKGVKFTTVTVDNWFNCGKKEVLLDTNATFLDRDGYASSDLPPYDNSIIIHPVSIGKNCNIQNSIIGPHVTIGDNARIKRSIIRDSIIGNFAHIKDINLKRSVVGNDTAITGLRQSLNIGDNTEIDFSLPQG
- a CDS encoding efflux RND transporter permease subunit yields the protein MNLPQFSIKNYQFTLTAFTFLLVMGLASFFNMPRREDPALDIPNILVIAVYPGANPEDIESQVVDVLEEAINELDDLKEVQTNIRDGVAIMEVEFNFGVDSDEKFDEVQRQVNQTRDEMPEGLFQLDVKKMSTNTVTIMQIGLISETAGYALLKSEAERLKREIEKVSGVRKVDVEAYPEQEVRIALNPVLMSEMGIALDDVERAIQSNNANIPGGAVKVSNKLFNIKTSGHFTDLGQIRNTVVGAYQGKIIYLKNIASVFFGFEDERWTARYNGERTVYINVQQKDGYNIYSITDPVKEKLSQANLAGDIRLAYIFDQSEGVTERVAGFMGNLLQGILLVGAIIFLVLGIRSASLVMLAIPFSILIGLWVVDQFGFALQQMSIAGLVVALGLLVDNSIAILENIERFLTQGYSREEAAIKGTQQLIAPMASATLTTILAFIPIVMMPDTTGAFIKALPTTVIATLAASFIVAVTLTPFLASRLLKEGANGGRRQTTPLFRSLRRFVEGPYRNALQWSLAHKGLTISVAVLSLVGALALFPLVGVAFFPKAEKPQFRITVQLPNGNNLDATDRAVQYVESVLDTIPDIKYYAANVGHGNPRIYYNVASENYSNTYGEVLVVLKEYEIGRFYELLDQLRETFQGYPNARIDVREFVQGPPSEAPVAIKVYGTDLDKLQSYARELEDIVRSTEGTVNVDNPIRNNSTDIYFRVNRDKAMMLGVPTHVVDKTIRSFVNGNAIGKFRDKGGEDYNMVMRFDYEEQFRLEDFDKISVQSVSGRFIPLKHLTDVEFAEAPSRITHLDNERTATILADLQKGYTLDEVVNEIDRQLKKVDWENGYSYVFKGDLESRNESFGGMGIASAMALLLILGVLIIQFRSFSQPLIIFSALPLAIIGSILALLATGINFSFTAFIGLTSLIGIAINNSIVLVDFANEMRREGASVLDAAQQAGEVRFIPIVMTTLTTILGLLPLTLMGGSLWAPMGWTIIGGLLTSTTFVLLLVPILYILFTKETTTATEA